From the Hordeum vulgare subsp. vulgare chromosome 1H, MorexV3_pseudomolecules_assembly, whole genome shotgun sequence genome, the window ggccccacacgagagttaatataaattataaaaataatgtttttcttaaataaataaataaatagatatattagttaaaataattaattaacataattagagtatgacacgtgggtccctcgttgaattaatctgattaataaataattaatcttaataaaaacttgtgcctatgacgttcgggacccgcaggtcagttgaccggtcaaatgttgatgtgagcatgacatcgcgatgatgtcataatgggattttattaaatcttttaaatctgtttttaattcctaaataattaataaaactttgaaaattaatataaaataatccgtaagtcagatcaaaataatttcaacatgaaagttgatcagcagatcgagacgaacccggatacacggcccgttcgtctgtcacgcgtccctagcatagcaaacatggaacttttccatcgtttcgagtataaccggtagtagcccgagacccggaaaatatcgtcagatattcttccgacccgtctatgacggatgttgctgcgttagctcatgtctagcctgcatctttccatgtcatgctttgtgttgcatcggtgctattatttattgtttcttccccctcttcttaccggtagaccccgagaatgacgctgctgccgggtacatctacgaccctgccgatcagtcctttgccgcagagcagcaaggcaagcaaactccccttgatcattcctatatcgcctatgtctttcttcctactgcttgcattagtattttgctactgttgtagttagctcctatatctgatgcatagcctgtttttgatgaactgctactttcagtcctgtacttttaatatgcttagtataggtggagcagtcatcccctctgaccccgtagatcagttgccccgcttgttttcaaatctcgatctctgatcgacgagccagacctgacacaacacattcaccccccccccttgttgtacgacgctacagagatactatcgggtaccgagggtgacacctcgctaagtactcctgatgatatctctgtagtatagctagtcggtcgtggttatcgagggtgattcttttttcaccattcccgatgacgtctctgtcgtgccaccccgcgagtgtgggacccccgagggtgattcctctaagcccaccttgacgggtacatcgttcggaatccaacgagggtgatacctcggattcccccgatgttacaaccacacagttactcgaccatgttactgggatcttcggtgattagttgtaagacgggtggattcccgcgagactgtgttgctggcctaattaaaatgctaatggatttgggtatttgatctgggttggtcggagaccttttcgcactaaccggctacgcgggaagaattatgggtactcggcgtcgcggtatcagccgaagcttttcagatgccagcagtgtagcggcgcgcgcccgagtggtcccgagatgcatcgcgcttgtgattaagggatgctaggactgacgtcggccgcccacgccacgtgcaggagcgtgaaggggaactgggcccacgaaccctttgtgcttaggatttagaccggcgggctggcctctctgattagtcttaggtggggctgcgacgtgtcgatattccgaggccgggcaggacccagaaaagtatgtccggctagagtgttatcgagcgtgacgggacatgtggtgcacccctgcagggatgaaaattaactattcggatagccgtgtccacggttacaggacgacttggagttgtgccccgatcttttacaactacaattgttacttaactggaattagtttgcctcgggattgctccctcgtagggagtcgagggaggatctttaggcgtgacctcactttaattttgcagcaataatatgactattaatgtgttacccctgttctactctcgtctattgctgcaagaccctgaagatgctagtcttcgataggactaggccttctctctctattctcgcattgctgcagtcagtccacatataccccccttctttgatactgatgcattattagaatagttctgatgtaagacttgcgagtactttggatgagtactcaccgctgctttgctccccccttgttcccttgatccgtttgctgcgaccagatgatggagcccaggagatggaggtccccgccgccgacgactgctaccccgacggtgcctactactacgtggaggccgctgatgatcaggagtagttaggaggttcccaggtaggaggcctcgcctcgttcgatcgttgtatcttttgtgctagccttctctaaggcaccccatgttgttttatgtctgtactcagatatttgttgcttccgctgactcgtgtgtttatcgagctttcgtattctagccctcgaggcccctggcttgtaatatgaagctgatgttattttatttgcgtctagagttgtgttgtgatatctccccgtgagtccttggggttgatcgtacgcatttgcgtgtatgattagcgtacgattaagccgagggcgtcacacgcaGGTTAAGTGGCCACAAGAAAATCCAACTCACAAGGGATATGGTTAAGAAGCTATTTAATGTGCCATCCGGAAGCAAGCCACTTGAATTTGGGAAAAGGGGGAAAGCAGATTTCCGTGAAATTTATTTTGAAGGCGAAAGGGCTCCAATACCAACCACAGTCTCTGTTCTATCAAacgctgatgatgacgatgaggataccATTAATAGGACATGGATTCTACTTTGCCTTTCGTTGGTCCTAGCTCCTGGTACCGGAAATATGGTGCCTTTGGAATATCTGCACACTTTGCAAGACATGAGTGTTGTCCACGAGTTTGAGTGGGATGAGCATATTATGTTAGACGCGATGAAGGAAGTTAAGAAATACCAGGATAAGAGGAATGAAGGCAAACTAAAATTCCATATTGGCGGTTGTCTACCAATGCTTCCGGTACTTCCCTTCATTCCCGCAGCATccccatttttttgttttccggAGCCTATTGGTTTTACACTGGCTTCTGCGCCTCTTCTTTTTTGTAGGTAATTTACATGGACCACATTGACATCCCAAGAGGATGTATAGTTGATCATACCATCGATTATTCTCTGCCACGGGCTTGTTTTGTGAAGGAGTTGGATTTCACCGCTGTTATTGCAGTTGATACCATTGAAGATGGTTTCGGGAAGCGCCCTGTAAGTATTCTTTTTTTTCAAACTGTTCAAACAATACCTTCAATGCAACTCTGTATTCTTTTTTATCACATTTTTTCAAGTGTTTTTCAATATATTTACTTTTTTGGATTTGCAGTTCAGCTCCACTTCACCTTACGCAACAACCAAGTTTATGTCATACATAGAGCAGCTTGCCAAGTTACCAACAAAGCTAGTATGTCCGCAACAGAGATTCCCGATATGGTTGGTGCTGATGGCGTCCAACAACCAACAGAAGGTGCTACAAACAAAGCTGATGGCACAACACGGAATGTGCATGAGCCACCTCCGAAAAACACGGAgggtggtgatgatgtgtgtggttCTTTGGAGGACTGGCTGCACCCTCTACCAACATTTGACGAATTAGAGGTGAGCCATATTTGCATTTCTTCTTTTCTGCAACTCTCTGTTTTTCCCCGCATAATATCTTGTTTGGTTGACAGAAAATATGAAACTTTGAGGCTAATGTCGTTCCCCCGTTCTtgggtttttgttttttatgcATTCCAGCTGCCCCCACACATGCGTGCTATATTCAACAAGCATAAAGACATCCATGCTGCAGAACTTAAAGGTGCATTGAGCTCATTTGGGAGTTTGTTGGAGGGCATCTACCTCAAAAGAATGGGCCTGATGTTGTCTGAAGCATCCAAAGCTGGATTTAGGAGTGACGAAGCGAAACATGATGTCACTTTTCATGCagcaggagctcccgctcctggcATGTGCAAAGCAACTGCTAATGACTCGTCTCCGCAACAGCAGAAGAAACGGGATACTAATACAGGAACTGTCAATGCATCTGTCACAATTTCATCTCCACAGCAGCCCAAGCAGCCTAACAACTTGGAACAAGGTAATACATCAACTGCTCAATCCACCGTCATTGCCTCGTCTATGCAGCAAGCCTCTCAGCCGGACAACACAAAGAGTGTTGATCCAGGAGTTGTAGTTGGGAAAACAAATGCTGACAAAAAAACCCATaagagtgagagtgagaacaaCATTGGAGATGATCGCAACAATGCAAAGGGAGAAGATATATGCAGTCGCGTGAATCTGATTAGGAGACCAGGAGAAACAACTCTCGAAGACGGGCCTTCATTTGGATTGTTTGAACCTGGAAGCCCCGATGCCTTGCTGTTTCAGGATGTGCCACAAGTTGAATCACCTCCACGATCGCCTGCTGTTGATATCGAGTCTTTCATGGAGATTCGAGCGAGGAGCCCTTTGTTTGATAACCTTTTTGCTGCCGTTGCTTCACCCGGTCCTGTTTATGATGTCACTCCACTCGCGACGTTCCCGCCAATATCAACAGGCCCTGCAGGTTTATATAAGTCGTTCCCGTGATTTTTTGTTTACGCAACATATCAtcctttctttttgttttttgaaaCTTAGCACATGCATGATTCAAAACTGTTACTCATCCGctgtcttttttcatttttttgggcaGAAGCATGTATTGATGATACAATAGAGGAGGCACAGGTTGAAGTCAGCAGCGGGCAAGGCCATGATCAGAAGCATCCTACACTTAAGAGAGCTGCACCGACCGAATCAACCGCAGCAAAGTTGccaaaaatgaagaagaagaaaattgaTGCAATGGATGATGCGATATACCAGAGGTACTGTTGTACCAATTATAAGATAAAGGACCCACCCCGAGGCGAGCCACTGTAAGTTTTTTCACGCttttttgctcttttgtgtgctgaGAGAAAATAAACCAAAGGAATAGTTTCACAACTTCTAACCAAGTTTCTgtcatctcttgtaacaaatTAGCCCTTCGTTCATAAGGATAGGTGGTTTCGATATTTCATTCAAACATTTCAGCAACGGGCTCAAAAAGCGGGCTCATGTGAACAATGAGGTGATGTCACTCTATATTGAAAGTTTCAACATTGAGCACATGTACAGTTCAAGCAAGCCAAGGAAGTTTGCATTCTCAGCACATGTTGCTGTGAGTTAACTATCATGTTTTTCCCTATTGTTGTCACTTGTGATTTCGAAACGCAACATAGTCGATTTTAGAAGACAGTCACATTCCCTTTTTtcacctttctttttttttgcattttttttgcTTATATATGCAGTCAAAACTCTGTGTGGACCCAAGTTCATTCAATACAAATTCCTGCACGAAAGATTTGAAAAGGGTCTGTGAGAAGAACGACATTGCCAAAGCTGACCAAGTAAGGCTTATTTGTTCATCAAAGTTCTGTCTACAATTGCAATATTTTTTTTCTACCTTGTTATGCAACTATGCCCTTATATCATTATAGCATTCTTCTTTTGTGAGAGAGGAATTGCTTTGCAGTTTCTTCCATCTGTTACAACAGTTATTTTCTACCTTTGCTTTGTTTTTGAG encodes:
- the LOC123401263 gene encoding uncharacterized protein LOC123401263, producing MKEVKKYQDKRNEGKLKFHIGGCLPMLPVIYMDHIDIPRGCIVDHTIDYSLPRACFVKELDFTAVIAVDTIEDGFGKRPLHFTLRNNQVYVIHRAACQVTNKASMSATEIPDMVGADGVQQPTEGATNKADGTTRNVHEPPPKNTEGGDDVCGSLEDWLHPLPTFDELELPPHMRAIFNKHKDIHAAELKGALSSFGSLLEGIYLKRMGLMLSEASKAGFRSDEAKHDVTFHAAGAPAPGMCKATANDSSPQQQKKRDTNTGTVNASVTISSPQQPKQPNNLEQEACIDDTIEEAQVEVSSGQGHDQKHPTLKRAAPTESTAAKLPKMKKKKIDAMDDAIYQRYCCTNYKIKDPPRGEPLPSFIRIGGFDISFKHFSNGLKKRAHVNNEVMSLYIESFNIEHMYSSSKPRKFAFSAHVAVS